One Myxococcales bacterium DNA segment encodes these proteins:
- a CDS encoding EVE domain-containing protein yields MSSAAWLVKSEPSVYSWDTFLRDKKTVWDGVRNFEARNNLRAMSVGDLALFYHSGEGKEIVGVAKIVKAAYPDPKDGEWSAVDLAPVKSLATPVTLATIKATAKLKDMALVRKSRLSVGPVTKDELTAVLALAKTRI; encoded by the coding sequence ATGAGCTCCGCCGCATGGCTCGTGAAGAGCGAGCCCTCCGTCTATTCGTGGGACACGTTCTTGCGCGACAAGAAGACCGTCTGGGACGGCGTGCGCAACTTTGAAGCCCGCAACAACCTGCGCGCCATGAGCGTGGGCGACCTCGCGCTCTTCTACCACTCCGGTGAAGGCAAGGAGATCGTCGGCGTCGCCAAGATCGTCAAGGCCGCCTACCCCGATCCAAAAGATGGCGAGTGGAGCGCCGTCGATCTCGCTCCCGTGAAGTCTCTCGCGACCCCCGTGACGCTGGCCACGATCAAGGCCACGGCCAAGCTGAAGGACATGGCCCTCGTGCGAAAGTCGCGCCTCTCGGTAGGTCCCGTAACCAAAGACGAGCTCACGGCGGTCCTCGCGCTGGCGAAGACGAGGATCTGA
- a CDS encoding VWA domain-containing protein produces MLSRSLLAALLLSLTACGGGLQVRTIRAAQQRPSNVAVYFRLQSSAGEPVGGLTAESFRIYEDGALVSPYESKQVVLNPEVAAAHYALLLVDMSGSVSESGAAATVVEAAAAFVDKVETAQKVAVFAFDGSASLHPIAPFQHPGGAKAGVRSLSTFKPQDPSTNLNGAVIKGLAELEQALAKDTAPLKFGTLVVFTDGTDRAARASREELRKAVKETPHEIFAIGLGAELKKGTLDDVGKSGTALAENREAVVTAFESIATKVEAQTKSYYLLGYCSPARAGKHKVTVEAVLKSDKGAERTGRAEADFDAAGFGPGCDPKTPPTFDVTKGEGAAPPAPKEAQPAKDDAKDRPAKDGKDKPKPKAKPKNDGVNLPPPPPPSTTAPPPAKPDGKQDFNP; encoded by the coding sequence GTGCTCTCTCGCTCGCTCCTCGCGGCGTTGCTCCTCAGCCTCACGGCCTGCGGCGGCGGCCTCCAAGTTCGAACCATCCGCGCCGCGCAGCAGCGGCCCAGCAACGTCGCGGTCTACTTCCGCCTGCAGTCGTCGGCGGGCGAGCCCGTAGGTGGTCTCACGGCCGAGTCGTTCCGCATCTACGAAGACGGGGCCCTCGTCTCTCCCTACGAGAGCAAGCAAGTGGTCCTAAACCCCGAGGTCGCCGCGGCGCACTACGCGCTCCTGCTCGTCGACATGAGCGGCAGCGTCTCCGAGTCGGGCGCCGCCGCGACGGTCGTTGAAGCCGCGGCGGCCTTCGTCGACAAGGTCGAGACGGCACAGAAGGTCGCCGTCTTCGCCTTCGACGGCTCGGCAAGCCTCCATCCCATCGCACCGTTCCAACACCCCGGCGGCGCCAAGGCGGGTGTGCGCTCGCTCAGCACGTTCAAGCCGCAAGACCCGAGCACCAACCTGAACGGCGCCGTCATCAAGGGCCTCGCGGAGCTTGAGCAGGCGCTCGCCAAAGACACGGCGCCCCTCAAGTTCGGCACGCTCGTCGTCTTCACCGACGGTACCGACCGCGCGGCGCGCGCGTCGCGCGAGGAGCTTCGGAAGGCCGTGAAGGAGACGCCCCACGAGATCTTCGCCATCGGCCTCGGCGCCGAGCTCAAGAAGGGCACGCTCGACGACGTCGGCAAGAGCGGCACGGCGCTGGCGGAGAATCGGGAGGCCGTCGTGACGGCCTTCGAGAGCATCGCCACGAAGGTCGAAGCGCAGACGAAGAGCTACTACCTCTTGGGTTATTGCTCACCAGCGCGGGCAGGCAAACACAAGGTCACCGTGGAAGCCGTGCTCAAGAGCGACAAGGGCGCGGAGCGCACCGGGCGGGCAGAAGCGGACTTCGACGCCGCAGGCTTTGGTCCCGGGTGTGATCCAAAGACGCCGCCAACCTTCGACGTCACGAAGGGCGAAGGCGCAGCGCCGCCAGCGCCCAAAGAGGCGCAGCCCGCCAAGGACGACGCCAAGGACAGGCCCGCCAAGGACGGCAAAGACAAGCCCAAGCCGAAGGCGAAGCCTAAGAACGACGGCGTGAACTTGCCGCCACCGCCGCCTCCTTCGACGACCGCACCGCCGCCGGCCAAGCCCGACGGGAAGCAGGACTTCAACCCGTAG
- a CDS encoding PilZ domain-containing protein: MTTRRRDTRYVARFPVELVFGKKRLSLYTEDFSYRGVFVRTDTPPPLRQLVKVRLVLPFAGRALTMHGMTVHVVDHENAGGRVPGIGIQFYALDRDTKDSWEATVRHVERTAPLAPDQAPFALPEQTPELIRRRFQRHTAVLTVQTSSSELHDLVTRDISVGGTFIKTNEPLGLGSPVMVCVHHPENDSTFILDGVVRHVATDGVGVEFVGIDGARREELHDFVRGGIIVDDEERVILESTRIKP; encoded by the coding sequence ATGACGACGCGCCGACGAGACACCCGATACGTCGCGCGCTTCCCGGTGGAGCTCGTCTTCGGCAAGAAGCGCTTGTCGCTCTACACCGAGGACTTTAGCTACCGCGGGGTCTTCGTGCGCACCGACACGCCGCCGCCGCTGCGGCAGCTCGTCAAGGTGCGTCTCGTACTGCCCTTTGCGGGGCGAGCGCTCACGATGCACGGCATGACGGTGCACGTGGTCGACCACGAAAACGCTGGCGGTCGCGTGCCGGGCATCGGCATCCAGTTCTACGCGCTCGATCGCGACACGAAGGATTCGTGGGAAGCGACCGTTCGTCACGTCGAGCGCACCGCGCCGCTCGCCCCCGACCAAGCGCCGTTTGCGTTGCCCGAGCAAACCCCCGAGCTCATTCGGCGTCGCTTCCAGCGCCACACCGCCGTCCTCACCGTGCAGACCTCGTCGTCGGAGCTGCACGACCTCGTGACACGAGACATCTCCGTGGGCGGGACGTTCATCAAGACCAACGAGCCGCTCGGGCTCGGCTCGCCCGTCATGGTCTGCGTTCACCACCCCGAGAACGACTCGACCTTCATCCTCGATGGCGTCGTGCGGCATGTCGCGACCGACGGTGTCGGCGTCGAGTTTGTGGGCATCGATGGCGCTCGTCGAGAGGAGCTCCACGACTTCGTGCGCGGCGGCATCATCGTCGACGACGAGGAGCGCGTGATCCTCGAGAGCACGCGGATAAAGCCGTAG
- a CDS encoding GreA/GreB family elongation factor produces MLASVHQNALPTTACGPVVVRERDMRRLSTLLETSLNCRYPKESARLSEVLRAAIVVADDAIAVGTVTMGAQVFCEDQDGVRSWDERPASFDDDDDERLPTRDAPLESSPRLVGRDSSHGHRRELTLVYPWDEDRFHGQISILSPLGVALLGLRAGETAAWRDESGAFRRVRVLDVTPARRAA; encoded by the coding sequence ATGCTTGCCTCCGTCCACCAAAACGCTCTTCCGACGACCGCTTGCGGTCCTGTCGTGGTCCGGGAGCGCGACATGCGTCGCCTCTCGACTCTCCTCGAGACGAGCCTCAACTGTCGGTACCCGAAGGAGAGCGCTCGCCTCTCGGAGGTGCTGCGCGCAGCCATCGTCGTGGCTGACGACGCCATCGCCGTCGGTACCGTGACCATGGGCGCGCAGGTCTTCTGCGAGGACCAAGACGGAGTTCGCTCGTGGGACGAGCGACCGGCGAGCTTTGATGACGACGACGACGAGCGGCTCCCGACACGAGACGCCCCTCTGGAGAGCTCGCCGCGACTGGTCGGGCGCGATTCCAGTCACGGGCATCGCCGTGAGCTCACGCTTGTGTACCCGTGGGACGAAGATCGCTTCCACGGGCAGATCTCGATTCTCTCACCGCTCGGCGTGGCGCTCCTCGGTCTCCGCGCTGGAGAGACGGCAGCCTGGCGCGACGAGAGCGGCGCGTTTCGTCGCGTGCGCGTCCTCGACGTCACCCCCGCGCGTCGCGCTGCCTAG